One Streptomyces mobaraensis NBRC 13819 = DSM 40847 DNA segment encodes these proteins:
- a CDS encoding bifunctional DNA primase/polymerase produces MREILGRRRKLSLRRPGRSAVVTAALTYATEWQWPVLPGVGLRPGIGRVRECGCAHPDCAVPGAHPFDPGLLAATTDARMVRWWWTNRPEAPVVLATGGRAASAVSLPAIAGARALAAFDRAGVRLGPVVATPTRWTLLVAPYSLEVLGELLHSQEWVPGSLRFHGDGGYVVLPPSTTGPGRARWERAPQPVGTPSSGVSGRNRLGRSASGRAAGGAAAGARPWLPDVASVVDVLVEQSAATGSTGGGSRLAY; encoded by the coding sequence ATGCGCGAGATCCTCGGAAGGCGACGCAAGCTCTCGCTCCGGCGGCCCGGCCGGTCCGCGGTGGTCACCGCGGCCCTGACCTACGCCACGGAGTGGCAGTGGCCCGTACTCCCCGGTGTGGGCCTCCGGCCCGGCATCGGCCGCGTGCGCGAATGCGGCTGCGCCCACCCGGACTGCGCGGTACCGGGCGCCCACCCGTTCGACCCGGGGCTGCTGGCGGCCACCACGGACGCGCGGATGGTCCGCTGGTGGTGGACCAACCGCCCGGAGGCACCGGTCGTCCTCGCCACCGGGGGGCGTGCGGCGAGTGCCGTGAGCCTCCCCGCGATCGCCGGGGCGCGCGCGCTGGCGGCCTTCGACCGCGCGGGCGTGCGCCTCGGTCCGGTGGTGGCCACACCGACGCGCTGGACGCTCCTGGTGGCGCCCTACTCGCTGGAGGTCCTCGGCGAACTGCTGCACAGCCAGGAGTGGGTGCCGGGTTCGCTCCGCTTCCACGGCGACGGCGGCTACGTCGTCCTCCCCCCGTCCACCACGGGCCCCGGCCGGGCCCGCTGGGAGCGCGCGCCGCAGCCCGTCGGAACACCGTCCTCCGGGGTGTCCGGGCGGAACCGCCTCGGCCGGTCGGCGTCCGGGCGGGCCGCGGGCGGCGCGGCGGCGGGGGCGCGGCCGTGGCTGCCGGACGTGGCCTCGGTGGTCGACGTCCTGGTCGAGCAGAGCGCGGCCACCGGGTCGACGGGCGGCGGCAGCCGGCTGGCGTACTGA
- a CDS encoding PP2C family protein-serine/threonine phosphatase: protein MSAPHLPKVAGIDPSLPAPAAASAFAACPANAVNSPLTGTTDPSGTTESSGATDPSGASAPSNTGAPRGPQRPDGLVQDRLAGWVSDLTTLQELTERLTRTTDLDDALCELLRAGATLLGAGRGLVTLHPVDDSGRTATATLGLGRADLGHLETIPHSPQVPHSPDSPDSPDSSQIAETPQTPDVSQASQSAPSCSSAPSRPSSPSPSSPSSRQSPPAPAPSAASHPYVHLLEGLPPVGSRSGTARPDIPGEKDLDPRHREVAARLGYAASYAMPLDAAAPPDTPSPPPGQNGPGQNGPGQDRPTQDGPAEPPPDRRIGAAVWLYDEPAEPTERQRRLAARYCAHAAGHLARLLELGRARTALAALHDELLPGRLPRVAGIRLAVRHRTGPRGGGDWYDALPLPEGALGLAVGGITGSGPSAVAATGRLRASLRAYAVMEGEDPVAVLSDLELLLRLTEPARSSTALFAYCDPASRKVVVAAAGHCSPLIIGDHRTEYVETSLSAPLGMLACWEAPSVEIEPAPGETLLLYSDGLLHRTGDAMDRAFARLHAAAASVPRAARRDPEAVADHVLRAVLPDDTDATAAAGRGSGDGTDPSGGYDELRSGEDVVLLVAHFD from the coding sequence ATGAGCGCCCCCCACCTCCCGAAAGTGGCCGGAATCGATCCGTCCCTCCCCGCCCCCGCCGCGGCTTCTGCTTTCGCCGCGTGCCCCGCGAACGCCGTCAACTCCCCTCTCACGGGCACCACGGACCCGTCCGGCACCACGGAATCGTCCGGCGCCACAGACCCGTCCGGCGCCTCAGCCCCCTCGAACACCGGCGCTCCCCGCGGCCCCCAGCGCCCTGACGGCCTCGTCCAGGACCGCCTCGCCGGCTGGGTCTCGGACCTCACCACGCTCCAGGAACTCACCGAGCGCCTCACCCGCACCACAGACCTGGACGACGCGCTGTGCGAACTCCTGCGCGCCGGCGCCACCCTCCTGGGCGCCGGTCGGGGCCTGGTCACCCTCCACCCGGTCGACGACTCCGGCCGTACGGCGACCGCCACGCTCGGACTCGGCCGCGCGGACCTCGGCCATCTGGAGACCATTCCGCACAGCCCGCAGGTACCGCACAGCCCGGACAGCCCGGACAGCCCGGACAGCTCACAGATCGCAGAGACCCCACAGACCCCGGATGTCTCTCAAGCCTCGCAGTCAGCCCCTTCTTGCTCTTCAGCCCCTTCTCGCCCGTCATCCCCCTCCCCCTCCTCCCCTTCCTCGCGTCAGTCGCCCCCCGCGCCTGCCCCCTCCGCCGCGTCCCATCCGTACGTTCACCTCCTGGAGGGACTGCCGCCCGTCGGCTCCCGCTCCGGCACCGCCCGCCCCGACATCCCCGGGGAGAAGGACCTGGACCCCCGGCACCGCGAGGTCGCGGCCCGGCTCGGATACGCCGCCAGCTACGCGATGCCCCTGGACGCCGCCGCCCCGCCGGACACCCCCTCGCCGCCCCCCGGCCAGAACGGCCCCGGTCAGAACGGCCCCGGCCAGGACCGTCCCACCCAGGACGGCCCCGCCGAGCCCCCGCCGGACCGCCGGATCGGCGCCGCCGTCTGGCTCTACGACGAACCGGCCGAACCCACCGAGCGCCAGCGGCGGCTCGCCGCCCGCTACTGCGCCCACGCGGCCGGGCACCTGGCCCGGCTGCTGGAGCTCGGCCGCGCCCGCACCGCCCTGGCCGCGCTCCACGACGAGCTGCTCCCCGGCCGGCTGCCGCGCGTCGCCGGGATCCGGCTCGCCGTACGGCACCGCACCGGGCCGCGCGGCGGCGGCGACTGGTACGACGCGCTCCCCCTTCCCGAGGGCGCGCTCGGCCTCGCCGTCGGCGGGATCACCGGATCCGGCCCGTCCGCCGTCGCGGCGACCGGCCGGCTGCGGGCGTCCCTGCGGGCGTACGCGGTGATGGAGGGCGAGGATCCGGTCGCCGTCCTCTCCGACCTGGAACTCCTGCTGCGGCTGACCGAACCCGCCCGCTCCTCCACGGCCCTCTTCGCCTACTGCGACCCGGCCAGCCGCAAGGTCGTCGTCGCCGCGGCGGGCCACTGCTCACCGCTGATCATCGGCGACCACCGCACCGAGTACGTCGAGACCTCGCTCTCCGCGCCGCTGGGCATGCTGGCCTGCTGGGAGGCGCCCAGCGTCGAGATCGAACCGGCGCCGGGCGAGACGCTCCTGCTCTACAGCGACGGGCTGCTGCACCGCACCGGCGACGCCATGGACCGGGCCTTCGCCCGGCTGCACGCGGCGGCGGCGAGCGTCCCCCGGGCGGCGCGGCGCGACCCGGAGGCGGTGGCCGACCACGTCCTCCGCGCGGTCCTGCCGGACGACACCGACGCCACGGCCGCCGCCGGCCGG